From the Gammaproteobacteria bacterium genome, the window GCGAGTATATTCGCGATTAACGTCAACAGTAGACGCAAATACGGTGGTTGTTCGTCTTCGTGTACATGAATGTGTGAATGGCGATGTGGAATACTGTCCAGTATCGGGGTTTCTTCCATATGCGTGGTTTCACTGCGATTTTCCAGCAGCTCAGCCTCCGCTATTAAAGGTGTCACTTGAATGCGTTGGATTCCGGTAAACAAAATACCGGCGACCGTGCCCGCCATCAAGGCAGCAATTAGGATGGATCGTATCATGTTGGTGGCTTTTTTAATGTCAGTTCCTAATCGATAACTTTAGTGGCACGGAAACGCCATAGTATGGCGGGTGTCATGGGCGGCGTTATGAATGGAGTCATTATTACCTTGGGCGAATCCGACACCAAACAATATCGTCAACCCCAAAACCAGAGCGATGGCGCTAGATACGTATCGGGGTGACAAGGGTTTTGTTGAAATAGCAATGTCGGAAACATTCATGTACTGATCTCCTCCCAGAGAATAATAATTATCATAAAGTTATTGCGTTGCGGGTCGGGGGAGATGGCAGGTGTAATCTGTGCCGTCCTGGCAGTCCGCCCTCCGCAGTGCCATAAACATTTCAGGTCGGTCTCCGGGCTCACGAGTGGTACAAAATACCGTGTACCAAATCTGCGCCTTCCCATGAAAATTTCACAGTGGCCCAATGCAGATCTTAACTCGCCTACCGTTGCGGGGGCAGCGTCGGCTTGCGTTTGCGAAAGCTTACGTATTAATTACGTAAGTAGTCTCATCCATCAAAAACCTACGCTGGGGCAGGCATAAACAATAAACGTTATGGAACGATGGATACAAACTTACCGACTTTCCGTTTCAACCCTGAGTGAATAACACTTTTGGGTCACCTGAAACATGTGCAAGCAATATAGCACTGAGTTTCGGCAACGGTCAATTAACTGCGTGTGAAATTTTCTTGGACGGGCAGTAAAAAATGATCAATAAATGACCACTTTGGTGCAGGTAGAATTTATGGGGATTTCAACGAACCAAACTTTTAATAGTTTGCAGCAATTCATCCACATTGATAGGCTTGGTTAAATAGGCGTCAAACCGCGTCAATTGCTGTTCTTCCAGGCATTGCTCCAGAAAACCACTTACGCCGACGATGGGTATATGTTTGGTATTGGAAAAGTTACGCAGAATTTCTGCGGCCTCTACTCCTGCCATACCCGGTAGATCGATATCCATTAATATGATATCGGGCTGCTGCAATTGGGCAATTTCGATGCCTTTTTCTGCGGTCTCTGCGCAGACCAAATGACAGGCGGTGGTCTGGGCAAAGATTTCCTGCATCAGACGGCTATTGGCAGGGTTGTCTTCAATACATAATATATTCAGCGCCAACTCGTTTTCTGAAAAAGTTGCCTTGGCACCGATCGAGGCGGCAGGCAGTTCGCACCAGAATGTGCTGCCCTTTTGATATTCGCTGTCACAGCCGATGGAGCCTTGCATGAGTTCCACCATTTTTTTTGTGATGTTCAACCCGATCCCGGTTCCGTCGATATGTTCTACGGACAGGGTAATGCGTTGGAACGGTTCAAATATTTTTTCTTGATCAGCCATTTTTATACCAATGCCGGTATCCTGTACCGAGATTCGAATAGCGGGCGGCGGGGTAATCTGGGATGGAGTCGTTGTGGATGTCGTTGTGGAAGACATAGGTGATGCCAAGCACTGGATGGATACCGTACCGCCTTCGCGGTTGTATTTAATGGCATTGGAAATGAGATTGATAAATACTTGTTTCAAGCGCTGTTGATCGGCGTATACATGACAGTCACAGTCTGAACCCAGGGGCGCTAAGGTAACACGGTGTTTTTCCGCTAAAGGTTTCAAGATCAACAAACAGCTGTCCAGCGTGTTTCTGATGTTGACGGGCTTAATGGCGAGTTTCATTTCACCTGCATCGACCGTGGTAATGTCCAGTACATCATTGATCAGATGTAACAAGTGTTGGCCACCTTCCATAATGTGTTGAACGCCTTCTTTTTGATCCTCTGTAAAGTTGTCGGTATTGATTTGCAACAACTGACCAAAACCGAGAATGGCATTTAATGGTGTGCGAAGCTCGTGGCTCATTCGCGCAAGAAAATGGGATTTGGCATGATTGGCAAATTCCGCTTCTTCCTTGGCAGCCAGAATCTGTGCTTGTGCCGTTTGCGATTCTGTTATGTCGGAAATGGTCCCTAAGATTCCAACCATATTTTTAGTATTGTCAATAATGGGGATGGCTCGACCGTGTACCCAGACCACATGGTCATTTTTGTGGAGAAAGCGATATTCCAGAGAAAACTCACCGCCAAGCTCGAGAAACCGTTCCCATTTGGCAAAGACTCGCTCCCGGTCATTGGGGTGCAATGCCTTAGTCCAGCCAAGTCCCAGTGCATCCTGCCGATGCAGGCCGGTTAATTGTTCCCATTTTTCATTAACAAATGTACAGGCACCGGTGGTGTCGGTTTGGAAAATTCCCACGGGCGCATGGGTAGACAGGGTTCTAAATCGATTCTCGCTTTCCATCAAAGCGCGTTGAGCGCGTTTTCTATCACTGATATCCCAGTTGTAAACAATATACCCAAGAAAACGGCCGCTTTCATCGCAGCGGGGAATGCCGGTCACCGCTATCCAGCCATAGTTACCATCGGCATTGAGCAGGCGAACTTCCCGGTCAAATCGTTGTTGGTGCTCATAAGCCCAGTTAAAATACCGCTCGGCGCTGTCCTTGTCTTCTAAATGTATGCTCTCCAGCCAACCGCCGCCGGCTAGTTTTTCCAGCCCACGGCCGGTGTATTCCAGCCAACGTTTATTAAACCAAATTGCGTTGAATTTTCGGTCTGTCATCCAAATCATGGCGGGTGCCTGGTCTGCTAAGAGCCGAAATCGGGCTTCACTTTCTCTTAGCGCCAGTTCATTTTGTTTACGATCAGAGATATCGCGACATACCACCACAAAATATTTCTTTCCTTCCTGTATATAGGCGTTGCGCTTGATTTCCACCTCGGCAAAGGAGCCGTCTTTGCGTTGATGCCTCGCTGCAAACAGTGTTTCGCTATTCGATGCATTGGAGAAAAGATGGGAGACGACGTTGTCCCGTTCAATATCCGGATCAATATCAAAGATGGTGAGATTCCTCAATTCCTCGTGGCTGTAACCCAGACTGCTCAGTGTGTGTTGGTTACAATCTATAATGTGACCCGTATCATCGTGAATAAAAATGGAATCCGCAACGTTTTCACTGAGTATGTTGTAGCGTTGAGTCATCACGGAAAGTTCTTTGAGGTGTTGGTCCAAGCGTTGTTCCAGTTGTAAACGATTATGCTGTAGCGAGAGCTCAGTTTGTTTTACAACGGTAATGTCGTTGGCAACGCCGCACAAAAGCTTCGATTGGGGAAACCCTGTAATGTTCCATTGTAACCAGCGGTAGGAGCCCGAACGGGTAAGAAAACGAGTGAAAATCGGAGTTGTGGTAAGGTTGTGATGTAAAAGGTAATCTATTTCACTTTGGAAGTTTTCTTTGTCTTCCGGGTGGATAAAATCCAGCAATGGTTTTGAAGTGAGTTCATCAGCATCGAAACCAAAAATGCTTTGCCAGGCCGGGTTCAGTTCCGTAAAAAAACCGGAATGATTAATTGTAAAACACAAACTGTTCGATAGTTGAAAATAGTCGTTCCAAGTTGTGCTTGGGTTTGCCGCGTAATCCACTGCGGTCTGGGGGACTTTATACGGGGTTGTTGGTGGAGAACATCGAATAACGCAATCAAAGGAGTACGCGGCATCACTTACCGGTTTAACGGAAATTCTTAAGGGTAGGTAACGATTGTTCTTGTGGCGCATTTCCAATTGGAGTTCCGCGCCATCTATCAGAGCTTGTTCGAGATGCTTCCGTTCGGCGGGTCTTACTAATTCAGCGATGGGTTGATTAGTAATGGATTCGGGCGTGTGGCCTAGAATTTGGGTAACGGTCGGGTCGATTCCCTGGATGGTACCCCTTTGTAAAAAGATCAATCCTTCTTGATGAAATTCAGGATAAAGACTATAGGAATGGAATTTGGAGTCAATGGCGTCACCGGGTAGATTATCACCCGATTTTTCAAGGAGTCGATTCTTTACTACCTCATCCATTCGTATGCCTTTGGCGTCAAGTCCGAACTGAAGGGTAAATACATACTATCGGACATGAGTATAGCTTAACCATGGATACAGACAGATTACATACGGGGAACAATTTCCGGCAAAATGTTATAAAAATGTAAAATATCGATTATTCTTTCAAAACGCACCACAGTAGTTCGGTGACAAAACCATAACGTGTACCACGGCTGGTAGGGTTAGTACCTTGGTAGTATATAATTTCTCCAAAAGTGCGCCTAACATATTGAGTAAAGGAGTATTAAGGAACGGTGACAATTAAATCGTTGTTTACGATAAATACTGGGAATTGCAGAACTGTGAACGCTGTGGTGTATATGAATGATTAGAACAATTCTTATTCTGATTCTACTGTTCGGTTCCACAGTAGCCGCAAGCGGTAATCATTACTCTGAGTCGACGGACTCAGCGACTTCATTGGAGCACATTAGGAATGTCTGCGGTGTCGAGCTGAGTCGTTGCGAATTGAGTGTCTATCGCGGCGATGAACTTGAAACCAGGCTCAACTCGGAAAAACAAACTGTTGTTTTACTGCCGGGTTCAAAGGTGGATTATTTCGTACCCTATAAGCAAAATTATATTGCTCTCGGAGCGAGAAACGATAACAGCACTATAGATCGTGACGGCAAAATCCAGGTCAGTATGAAACACACTTTATATGACGATGGACAAGCTAAAAAGCTGTTTAAAGAAAAATTTTACATGGGGTACAGTTTTAAAACAGTGTGGCGGGTTTGGGAGCCATCTTCTCCTTTTGAAGATCATAACTTCGACTTGGAATTGTTCTACTGTAGTGATGACGCCAATTGCGATAGCCTGAATCAACAGCTCGCCGGTTTTCAACACCGCTACTATGTTGGATTGGAGCACGAATCTAACGGCAGGGACGGAACCGATTCGCGCAGTTGGAATCGAGGCTATTTCCGCTGGCTCACCTGGCAGGGAAGGCATGCTTATAGTGCAAAGCTTTGGTACGTTGGTCAACACGGAAAAAACAATGAGGATATCGAAGACTATCTGGGCTACAGTCAGCTCCAATACGATTACCGAGGCGACCATATTATTAGCGCAATGGCTAACGTGGGACCCAGGGGTAATGTTTTGCTGGATTGGGCTAAGAAATCCGGAAAAACCGCGACGTTGCACTATTATGCACAGCTATTCGGCGGCTATGGAGAATCTTTGTTGTATTATAATGAAAAGCGTTATGCGTTTCGTATAGGGATCCGCCTCTATCAGTAATCCCTGACTTTCCTGGTTGCTGCAACTATAGTGGATTTATACCTCAGGCGGGTTACTGCCACGCACCAGTTTTTTGCCCAGTACCAAAATAAGTAATCCATACACTAAGGTTGCTAAAATGACGATGGTGGCACCTATTATAGACACGGGCAGCAGGTAAGCACTGTCGCTGCCATCGGTGGCAATCAGATAAACCCATTCGTCCAGTGCCATACTAAGACCGGCACCGAAAACAAGAGCGGCCAAATCCAGGATTCTGTGGTTTCCCTGAATCACAATCAAAGGTAAACCGCTAACGGTAAGCAATAACAGGCCGGTAAATAAATGATGAATATTGTATTGGCCAATGTCCAGGTTTGTGCCGGGGAAATTATGCAAGAATATTCTCATAATAACGAAAGTTGCAACCAGAGAAAGTAAGACCAAAACTCCACGTCTATGGTTAATACCCATAAAATACTCCTGGAAACGGTAATGTGTTATATAGTGGCGACGCTATGTCGATACAGAAATACTATTTCTAATTCAATTTCTCCAAGGGGATTATAAAATTATGAAACAAAGTGTTACTCAGAGCAACGTAATAGATTCGGAGGAACAGTTTAAAAATTGGAATGGTGATACAGCCAAGCGGTAAATTTGCCGCCGGTGGCTAAATTATAGATAGCCAGAGCCAACCAGACACCGGTCAACACCAGAGCGGTGACGCTGAAACCGGAGGCCTCCGCAAGCACTTCGCTCAGAACAAATGTAAAACAAATAAAGGGGACTAAGGGATGCCAGCTGAATCTTTGCATCGTGGTTAACGGTACGGTGTCGTTGGCGTTTTGAGTTTTGTGTGTATCAGAGGACCAGGAAACCCAATCAGCAATGGGGTATCCCAACATATATGTATTGACATCACGGTCAGGAAGGCGACGCTTGTCGGCTTCGCCGGTTAATTCCTCCACAGTAGGGCCGGGGGTGGCTATAACGCTGTTATTCTCCTCGCTATAAACATCATTCAAACAAGTGATACACATAAAATCTTCAGCCGACTGTTCATTGGGTTCATCGAGAAAACCAAGGGAAGACTGCAATTGTGTGAGCGCTTCCTCGTCTTGCCAGATAATTTCACTGACATCGATTTGGATATATTTGTCTGCCAATTCTTCCAAAAAAGCTTCCCAAGGCAGAAAGTACTCGTCGATATTGTCAACAAACATTTCCAGAGAGCTGAGTCGGTCTCGGCAACGTGAAAGGGCTGAGGCAGCAGCAAGTGAAAAATAATACATTTCTTCTTCATCTTGTGACGCCTGCCTGTGCTTGAGGTCTCCCGGCTGCATGCAAGCCAGCCACAGTGCCGGAATAAAATAATTGGAGCCCAGTAGTTGCTCGGAATCTGCGTTGTCCGGCGGGCAGTTTTGAGAGTTGCTATATAAATAGGCTCGGTTGGCCATAATGTTTACCGGTAAACTAACTTCGAGCCATTATAGCGCTTAAGCCGGGAAAACAAAATAAAAGTGAAACCGGTAATCACTGACCCGGGCTGGTATAGCCGATTCAGCCCGGGGTTTAAAGTTCAACACTTGTGGAAGGTGAGGGGGATACCAGCACACCACGTCAGTGAGTCATTCAGAGGCTGCCGGTTGGTTTTCGAGTAAGGCAATACCTTGCAAGTTTTTAAACACATACTCTATTAACTCGTTTCCCTGTTGTGCATCCAATTGATACAGCCTTTCGTCTTCCATAAACCTGGACAAATTAAACCGCTCATTGAAATCATAGTATTTGACTTCTTCTTTGAACTCCTGATAGATCTTTTGTCGTTTTTCCTGTAATTGCGCCTGCTTTACAGGATCAACGGCTAGCGTTTGTTGAGAATCCGCAAATTCCAGGGGATAAGCATCCGGGTTGTATTCTTGTTGTTGCGCTTCCTGGTCAAGAAAGGCCTGAATATCGGCAGGAAGTGCATCTTGTTCCGGGTTTTTAAACACACTTGGTCCGATCGTGTTGTTGACTATGGCTGATGCATTATCGTTTGATTGTTCCTCCATACGGTTTGTTGGTTCTACCTGTTGATCGGGTTTGCTCACGCTTTGCTTTTGATTGCTTTGAAGAGAATTACGATGTTGAATTTCCCGTTCAAAGCCGCTAAGGGGTAAGGTTAAAGATTCGGATTCGGGTAGTACGGTTTGTGCTGAATTTGTAATACCCGCATCATGTATTGGTTTATATGTGACCGAATCGGTTTGTATTGCGCTTGCACTGACCGGTCGCGTCGGTTTGTCCGTTAACGACACGGCAACAGCAAGTGCAACCACGGATATTCCTGAGACAATAGAGACAAATTTATTCATGACACCTCTCCTTGGTATCAACTAAAGGTTCTCAAAATAGAGAGTAAAGAAGGGCTGATACAAAGTATCAGCCCTGGCGTTAAAAGATGGGTTTATTCCCAATATACGCCTAAAGCATCAACTAAGGCTCCGGACGCACCGGTTAGTCCGTCTAGGTTCATAGAGGCAAGATTGGGATTGGAATAACGGAAGTAGCGACTGCCGGCCGGTGTACTACCAAAGGAAAGGACACGACTAGTGGTGACAACGTACAGTTTTCTCACTACCTGAATACTTCCCCAGTCACCGTAGTATCCGGAAATGTAATTGATTTTTTCACCCGGTGCGAGAGAAATATTATATAATGTTCCCCCTGAACCTCCTCTGTGAGGGGCGAATCTAAAGGCACCGGTCGAGGTGTTTCTGAAACACAATCGCACAGCATCAATTGCCGTTCCGTGACGTACTTGAATCAGCTCAAGGACTTCGTTGGCTCCGGCCAGATCAGAGAAAGTAGATCCACCCGTACCCCCGGACGGACCTTGCCTGGCTGCGGAAAAAGCCGATTGAGACGTAATAGCCAACAGTGTAACGACACAGGCGACGCTGAGAGCTCTAATTTTCGGAAGAAAATTAGTAAAACGTTGATTGATAGACATCATTCATCCTCCTTGCGAATGGTTACCTAAGTTTAATTAGTTATTGAAGCAATATCCTTATTGCCAGAGTCAAGGTAGCACAACGCAATTTACACCCCCTTTACAGAAATGGTGATGAATGCATCCGAAACGTGTTAAACCAAAAGGGACTTAG encodes:
- a CDS encoding CbtB-domain containing protein, whose translation is MNVSDIAISTKPLSPRYVSSAIALVLGLTILFGVGFAQGNNDSIHNAAHDTRHTMAFPCH
- a CDS encoding jacalin-like lectin, with the protein product MMSINQRFTNFLPKIRALSVACVVTLLAITSQSAFSAARQGPSGGTGGSTFSDLAGANEVLELIQVRHGTAIDAVRLCFRNTSTGAFRFAPHRGGSGGTLYNISLAPGEKINYISGYYGDWGSIQVVRKLYVVTTSRVLSFGSTPAGSRYFRYSNPNLASMNLDGLTGASGALVDALGVYWE
- a CDS encoding phospholipase A, whose amino-acid sequence is MIRTILILILLFGSTVAASGNHYSESTDSATSLEHIRNVCGVELSRCELSVYRGDELETRLNSEKQTVVLLPGSKVDYFVPYKQNYIALGARNDNSTIDRDGKIQVSMKHTLYDDGQAKKLFKEKFYMGYSFKTVWRVWEPSSPFEDHNFDLELFYCSDDANCDSLNQQLAGFQHRYYVGLEHESNGRDGTDSRSWNRGYFRWLTWQGRHAYSAKLWYVGQHGKNNEDIEDYLGYSQLQYDYRGDHIISAMANVGPRGNVLLDWAKKSGKTATLHYYAQLFGGYGESLLYYNEKRYAFRIGIRLYQ
- a CDS encoding PAS domain S-box protein, whose protein sequence is MDEVVKNRLLEKSGDNLPGDAIDSKFHSYSLYPEFHQEGLIFLQRGTIQGIDPTVTQILGHTPESITNQPIAELVRPAERKHLEQALIDGAELQLEMRHKNNRYLPLRISVKPVSDAAYSFDCVIRCSPPTTPYKVPQTAVDYAANPSTTWNDYFQLSNSLCFTINHSGFFTELNPAWQSIFGFDADELTSKPLLDFIHPEDKENFQSEIDYLLHHNLTTTPIFTRFLTRSGSYRWLQWNITGFPQSKLLCGVANDITVVKQTELSLQHNRLQLEQRLDQHLKELSVMTQRYNILSENVADSIFIHDDTGHIIDCNQHTLSSLGYSHEELRNLTIFDIDPDIERDNVVSHLFSNASNSETLFAARHQRKDGSFAEVEIKRNAYIQEGKKYFVVVCRDISDRKQNELALRESEARFRLLADQAPAMIWMTDRKFNAIWFNKRWLEYTGRGLEKLAGGGWLESIHLEDKDSAERYFNWAYEHQQRFDREVRLLNADGNYGWIAVTGIPRCDESGRFLGYIVYNWDISDRKRAQRALMESENRFRTLSTHAPVGIFQTDTTGACTFVNEKWEQLTGLHRQDALGLGWTKALHPNDRERVFAKWERFLELGGEFSLEYRFLHKNDHVVWVHGRAIPIIDNTKNMVGILGTISDITESQTAQAQILAAKEEAEFANHAKSHFLARMSHELRTPLNAILGFGQLLQINTDNFTEDQKEGVQHIMEGGQHLLHLINDVLDITTVDAGEMKLAIKPVNIRNTLDSCLLILKPLAEKHRVTLAPLGSDCDCHVYADQQRLKQVFINLISNAIKYNREGGTVSIQCLASPMSSTTTSTTTPSQITPPPAIRISVQDTGIGIKMADQEKIFEPFQRITLSVEHIDGTGIGLNITKKMVELMQGSIGCDSEYQKGSTFWCELPAASIGAKATFSENELALNILCIEDNPANSRLMQEIFAQTTACHLVCAETAEKGIEIAQLQQPDIILMDIDLPGMAGVEAAEILRNFSNTKHIPIVGVSGFLEQCLEEQQLTRFDAYLTKPINVDELLQTIKSLVR